One Cytophagia bacterium CHB2 genomic window, TGTTCGACCGCGCTGCAACTGGCCCGGCGCGGCGTCCGCGTCGCCGTCGTCGAGAAAGACAACATCGGCGACGGCCCCACCGGCCGCTCGTCGGCCATCATCCGCCAGCACTACTCCAACGAACTGACCGCCCGCATGGCCCACTACAGCCTGGGCGTCTTCCGGGATTTCGAGGCGCAGGTCGGCGGCGAGTGCGGCTTCCGCCGGACCGGCTTCGTG contains:
- a CDS encoding FAD-binding oxidoreductase — protein: MSPTPNGHTYDVIIVGGGINGCSTALQLARRGVRVAVVEKDNIGDGPTGRSSAIIRQHYSNELTARMAHYSLGVFRDFEAQVGGECGFRRTGFVALVSAKDRAGLEANVTLQRGVGINTEMLSPEALR